One segment of Lachancea thermotolerans CBS 6340 chromosome E complete sequence DNA contains the following:
- the REC114 gene encoding Rec114p (weakly similar to uniprot|P32841 Saccharomyces cerevisiae YMR133W REC114 Protein involved in early stages of meiotic recombination possibly involved in the coordination of recombination and meiotic division mutations lead to premature initiation of the first meiotic division): MFDTSVELRRYACYLEEIPAPQGLNSVRGPTNVDKWKHIKNSVKKEFLIRQDNARKFTLQVLVDDVNMERIVVDFGSAVATSSVPGNVAQFSARFPSIMCKYLQVLDNRVVIRRFQMGFMALQDFDRCCNSLQQIGFMLKSASILRADEHFQSRTDSILSSQMPAEISSLTPPSSQFHVQNSFSSSTKRPLDQDSPQAPISRENISNYRKDINQTNGNIQSTAPLDTQTLIGNKVLSRESSSLQEFVKKPTESRVVSTANHFLNPQYLSKEVGDKASSSPRNKPTREETHIPTKGPNLVASSRENTFKLYKKPLDQCVPINVSKSPHMLGEYIDVVSAQSERVAVPEGAPRSSSHQKIFETENQSESSGASVAKLPCSQSLIHPLQGLLGKEDLRQPLSPTNGTLEREAIPTRPALTKDLLKERIKDQNFMQWVCQAFRSHFDYLISRT; encoded by the coding sequence ATGTTCGACACCAGCGTTGAATTAAGAAGGTACGCCTGCTATCTAGAGGAAATACCCGCACCGCAGGGTTTGAACTCCGTGAGAGGCCCAACAAACGTTGACAAGTGGAAGCACATCAAGAACAGCGTTAAAAAAGAGTTTCTAATCAGGCAAGATAATGCTCGAAAGTTTACACTTCAGGTTTTAGTTGATGACGTGAATATGGAAAGGATAGTAGTTGATTTTGGTTCAGCTGTTGCTACTTCCTCGGTACCAGGAAATGTGGCACAATTCTCTGCGAGGTTCCCATCAATAATGTGCAAATACTTACAAGTACTCGACAACCGTGTTGTCATCCGCCGATTTCAGATGGGGTTTATGGCTCTCCAGGATTTCGATCGATGTTGCAATTCCCTCCAACAAATTGGGTTCATGTTGAAGTCAGCGAGTATTTTACGTGCAGATGagcattttcaaagccGAACTGACAGCATTCTGAGCTCGCAGATGCCGGCTGAAATCTCCTCTTTAACTCCCCCGAGCTCACAATTTCATGTGCAGAACAGTTTCTCAAGCTCGACAAAAAGACCGCTTGACCAGGACTCTCCACAGGCACCTATTAGCCGTGAAAACATCTCAAATTACAGAAAGGATATTAATCAAACTAACGGTAATATCCAATCGACGGCTCCATTGGATACGCAGACCCTTATAGGTAACAAAGTTTTAAGCCGAGAGTCAAGCTCACTGCAGGAGTTTGTCAAAAAGCCGACAGAAAGCAGAGTAGTATCCACCGCAAATCATTTTTTGAATCCGCAATACctctcaaaagaagttggTGACAAGGCTTCGTCAAGCCCGCGAAATAAGCCGACTAGAGAAGAAACGCACATCCCTACGAAGGGGCCTAACCTGGTGGCCTCGAGTCGAGAAAATACATTTAAGCTATACAAAAAACCTCTTGATCAATGCGTGCCCATCAATGTATCTAAGAGTCCTCACATGCTCGGTGAATATATAGATGTGGTCAGCGCCCAGTCTGAGCGGGTCGCTGTTCCGGAAGGTGCACCTAGGTCTAGTTCTCAccagaaaatttttgagactGAAAATCAGTCAGAATCTTCTGGTGCCTCTGTTGCCAAGCTGCCATGTTCGCAGTCACTAATCCACCCTTTGCAAGGTCTTCTTGGGAAGGAAGATTTACGACAGCCGCTGTCACCAACTAATGGGACTCTTGAAAGGGAAGCAATTCCAACGAGACCAGCCTTGACGAAGGATCTATTGAAAGAAAGGATTAAGGACCAGAATTTTATGCAATGGGTATGCCAAGCTTTCCGAAGTCATTTTGATTACCTAATCTCAAGGACGTAG
- a CDS encoding KLTH0E09460p (conserved hypothetical protein), with the protein MHISLSTLLPLLPATALALSSLDESSAGAGSSDTTAAVAGLSEAAAGISTASSVAEESGAAAEDSSATKEVDATGPATGVSYTGATAGVATGISSIAAATGLGDNSLGNSTASIAESASGASTAMPSIETSLGSSSNSSSNSTGSYGNAGEGTSSTTILQPGSSSALNSTSYGNSSSSTGSSSDSSGDSDYSPSGSANLNESAASGSSASGSASGSGASSTSSGNSTGSGASSTGGANSYNVPVAAGLLAGALAFL; encoded by the coding sequence ATGCATATCTCACTCAGTACACTTTTGCCTCTTTTACCGGCCACAGCTCTCgctctttcaagtttggaCGAGAGCTCTGCAGGCGCCGGGTCATCCGATACAACTGCTGCGGTTGCTGGGTTATCCGAAGCCGCTGCTGGCATCTCCACAGCCTCGTCAGTCGCTGAGGAGTCAGGCGCGGCTGCAGAAGACTCTTCTGCAACCAAAGAAGTCGATGCGACCGGACCTGCAACAGGAGTCTCCTACACCGGCGCTACGGCAGGAGTTGCCACAGGGATCTCCTCTATTGCCGCTGCCACTGGGTTGGGCGATAACTCATTAGGGAACTCCACAGCCTCAATTGCAGAGAGCGCGAGCGGCGCATCCACCGCGATGCCTAGTATAGAAACATCCCTAGGAAGCAGCTCTAACAGCTCTTCTAATTCAACGGGGTCGTACGGAAACGCAGGTGAGGGCACTTCCTCAACAACAATTCTGCAGCCAGGCTCTTCGAGTGCGCTCAACTCGACTTCCTACGGTAATTCATCATCATCCACCGGTAGCTCTTCGGACAGCTCCGGCGATTCAGATTACTCTCCTTCAGGATCTGCTAACCTCAATGAATCTGCCGCTTCTGGTTCTTCTGCCTCTGGTTCCGCATCGGGATCTGGTGCCAGCAGTACTTCAAGCGGCAACTCAACTGGATCTGGTGCGAGCTCCACGGGTGGAGCAAACTCTTACAACGTACCAGTCGCTGCGGGTCTCCTGGCAGGTGCCTTAGCGTTCTTGTGA
- the ERG29 gene encoding Erg29p (similar to uniprot|P40207 Saccharomyces cerevisiae YMR134W Protein required for cell viability), with the protein MWNRVVSHLSNLEDVAINYLRRFPCMAEYTYDPISARITLFLLVVGTMAFINELYITIEMTFLQKETYAELNKAPLNVEDLRNHRMVMDDEFHGREWWDEKSGIVIEEFESRERFFAKPVHVAHVYVECNIIDGETGSDLLSRPFQFHIEFSPEEYENEKRPEFGCKLIVLRRKLYHFFKETELYQELVAHNSKKDESVRFTVSSGVKIYNAAKELLPTTIDDIQLCFLKIETGDSIRCDFVV; encoded by the coding sequence ATGTGGAATAGGGTGGTTTCGCACCTTTCCAATTTGGAGGATGTTGCGATTAATTATCTGAGAAGGTTCCCTTGTATGGCAGAGTATACTTATGACCCTATAAGTGCCCGAATCacgctcttcttgctcGTTGTAGGGACGATGGCGTTCATAAACGAGCTTTACATCACCATCGAAATGACTTTCCTGCAGAAAGAGACCTACGCAGAGCTGAATAAAGCACCGCTCAATGTGGAAGATTTAAGGAATCACCGGATGGTTATGGACGATGAGTTTCACGGGCGGGAATGGTGGGACGAGAAGAGCGGCATTGTTATCGAGGAATTTGAGTCTCGTGAGCGGTTCTTTGCTAAACCTGTCCATGTAGCACATGTTTATGTTGAGTGCAACATCATAGACGGTGAGACAGGTTCGGACTTGCTATCGCGGCCTTTCCAATTTCATATAGAGTTTTCGCCAGAGGAGTacgaaaacgaaaaaaGGCCAGAGTTTGGCTGCAAGCTCATAGTGCTCAGACGCAAACTCTACCACTTCTTCAAGGAGACTGAGCTGTATCAAGAACTTGTGGCTCAcaattcaaagaaagatgaaagTGTGCGCTTCACTGTATCGAGCGGCGTTAAAATCTATAACGCGGCGAAAGAGCTGTTACCTACCACAATTGACGACATCCAGCTAtgtttcttgaagataGAAACTGGTGACAGCATAAGATGCGACTTTGTTGTGTAA
- the GID8 gene encoding glucose-induced degradation complex subunit GID8 (similar to uniprot|P40208 Saccharomyces cerevisiae YMR135C GID8 Protein of unknown function involved in proteasome-dependent catabolite inactivation of fructose-1 6-bisphosphatase contains LisH and CTLH domains like Vid30p), translating to MTNSNGTYDRKAFTRQEWKEYVVDSGLSLDLNGNSSELRSGGDLQNKRSCSEPSIANLLLNYFVVMSYEESSIRMARELGYVRNNKDAELFNQVYKIRERAHVRELIKRGRILEAIELICSTFGAQVLENVKTESSTKPKAGEDDLHFKLLLLNLIEMIRKHHQSGASPEESSGFILELIEYSQQKLAFKADSNKRYMKELELVMTLLLFPMESSSEGESSSSLPKSLRNLYSLSLRTKIADLVNRKLLESMHAEILSSSNSAAFPDLIGFKTFHKGFSTYNGLLNTKTKDSTDIEYTTTKLGDIKGGLDATPASKPWDTNAWKNTASLLKERDSESETKPDDSVEASQQIQYEAKLNQVMKLWAWCENQLHNCGVGVPRVEGGV from the coding sequence ATGACTAATTCAAATGGAACCTATGACAGAAAAGCCTTCACACGCCAAGAGTGGAAGGAGTATGTTGTGGACTCTGGTCTCTCGCTTGATCTGAACGGCAATTCAAGCGAACTTCGATCGGGAGGAGATTTACAGAACAAGCGTTCGTGCTCAGAGCCTTCAATCGCGAATTTGCTCTTGAACTATTTTGTAGTGATGAGTTATGAAGAATCCAGCATCAGGATGGCAAGGGAGCTGGGATATGTCCGCAACAATAAGGATGCGGAGCTATTCAACCAGGTTTACAAAATCAGGGAGAGGGCCCACGTTCGCGAGCTAATAAAGCGTGGCCGCATTCTGGAAGCGATAGAGTTGATATGCTCCACCTTTGGCGCCCAGGTGTTGGAAAACGTGAAAACGGAATCCAGCACTAAGCCAAAAGCCGGTGAGGATGACCTGCATTTTAAGCTGCTATTACTAAACCTAATAGAAATGATACGAAAACACCACCAAAGCGGCGCCTCTCCGGAAGAGTCCAGTGGCTTCATCCTAGAGCTCATAGAGTACTCGCAGCAAAAGCTTGCATTCAAAGCAGACTCGAACAAGCGCTACATGAAGGAATTGGAGCTCGTGATGACCCTTCTCTTGTTTCCCATGGAGAGCTCCTCAGAAGGCGAATCAAGCTCTAGTCTGCCAAAAAGCCTACGAAACCTTTATTCGTTATCACTCCGTACCAAGATCGCCGACTTGGTGAACCGCAAACTGCTTGAGTCAATGCATGCCGAAATCTTGTCTTCCAGCAATAGCGCTGCTTTCCCTGACCTCATCGGTTTCAAGACTTTCCACAAGGGATTCAGTACCTACAACGGTCTGCTTAATACCAAGACAAAAGACTCAACAGATATTGAGTACACCACGACCAAACTCGGTGACATCAAAGGGGGGCTTGACGCTACCCCAGCAAGCAAGCCTTGGGACACAAATGCTTGGAAGAATACCGCTTCTCTGCTAAAAGAAAGGGATTCAGAAAGTGAAACTAAGCCCGATGATTCTGTTGAGGCAAGCCAACAAATCCAGTACGAAGCTAAATTAAATCAGGTTATGAAGCTGTGGGCGTGGTGCGAAAACCAGCTACATAATTGTGGGGTTGGAGTTCCCAGAGTGGAGGGCGGGGTTTAA
- a CDS encoding KLTH0E09526p (no similarity), which produces MRSQTWPARASALINYRSLGTHVNSVITRAVNCRLRTGAQQHRGEPVSSAATLFLIVQSKYWLLENKLYFCRSGLSCSAFEARRIFEFLVLALECGLKNTYILHARSLSAPRPAFQFLVLTSLMLSYLMSLCKMLTLINFCKCGMDDSYKAPTLARLVAGVELNKPFPAEISQTIRWAFPRTLMLKLYHSFSLGARLDLRRL; this is translated from the coding sequence ATGAGAAGCCAAACCTGGCCTGCTCGCGCTTCTGCTCTCATCAATTACAGGTCACTCGGCACGCATGTGAACAGCGTCATTACTAGAGCAGTGAATTGTAGGCTACGGACTGGCGCCCAACAGCATCGAGGTGAGCCAGTGAGCTCGGCTGCAACTTTGTTCCTTATTGTGCAATCCAAATACTGgctcttggaaaacaaactttatttttgtcGTTCTGGTCTCAGTTGCAGTGCTTTCGAGGCGAGACGCATCTTCGAGTTTTTGGTTTTGGCTTTGGAGTGcggcttgaaaaatactTACATTTTGCACGCCAGATCGCTGTCCGCGCCTCGGCCAGcatttcaatttcttgttctcACGTCTTTAATGTTGAGTTATTTAATGTCATTGTGCAAAATGCTGACATTAATAAATTTTTGCAAGTGCGGCATGGATGACAGCTACAAAGCTCCGACGCTTGCTCGCCTTGTAGCAGGAGTTGAGCTTAACAAGCCCTTCCCGGCAGAAATTTCGCAAACTATCCGTTGGGCGTTTCCGCGGACCTTGATGTTAAAGCTATATCACTCTTTCTCTTTAGGGGCGAGGCTGGACCTTAGACGTCTGTAG
- the GAT2 gene encoding Gat2p (weakly similar to uniprot|P40209 Saccharomyces cerevisiae YMR136W GAT2), which translates to MSVATEKKSIYHTNEKAPEYASVSRPQFHAGSVCLTAYSPTQDQIVREAKCMGKTSRQPTRQSVPSLASLLRVSPSPLDLHAGHKEASTPDSERTISRRSSFSNTASRDQSMKARAINWPTEFQQEERAVDSRAPAYQYVSSQRPKLPTHGRKHSLDSLMTAAQTLEREVQKSMLSIENLDRTYQAKILGIIELKNAISGNLENWPITKGALHIDRHQSCLVDSLPLRSIEEMLQSSKKLVAEVTDLLAIKTRATPYTETAAPSNQSYTHQPQQQLILPSPAEMLSCRQLGTDHHASRKLSFSKQPLKASATRVGDNKVWHQSHMPHFDQGLNSEKGETHSSKEHSTHDQRPTQTAVHLTSKSPQRLRDKEQQAFRIEKPERLTTQIFALTKPSFDIPLESCMPRDLPETMECVHCSRKDTPEWRRGPYGNRTVCNACGLFYGKLVRRFGAHRANIMMHYRRRTAPEDRRVPNAFFVPESFLKELHQDVTFEEVPVRTSLLSH; encoded by the coding sequence ATGAGCGTAGCGACAGAAAAAAAGTCTATTTACCACACAAACGAAAAGGCCCCAGAATACGCCAGTGTTTCAAGACCTCAGTTTCATGCCGGCTCGGTTTGCTTAACTGCTTATTCACCGACGCAAGATCAAATAGTGCGCGAAGCGAAGTGTATGGGTAAAACTAGTAGACAACCCACGAGACAGAGTGTGCCCAGCTTGGCAAGCCTTCTCAGAGTCAGCCCATCCCCACTAGACCTACATGCCGGACATAAGGAAGCCTCGACTCCGGACTCAGAGCGCACAATTTCCCGTCGCAGCTCCTTCTCCAATACAGCCTCTCGCGACCAGAGCATGAAGGCAAGAGCCATAAATTGGCCCACAGAGTTTCAACAGGAGGAACGAGCGGTTGATTCACGGGCCCCTGCCTACCAGTACGTTAGCAGCCAGCGCCCAAAGCTGCCTACCCATGGAAGAAAACACTCCTTGGATTCTTTGATGACTGCAGCGCAGACTTTGgaaagagaagttcaaaagtcCATGTTATCGATCGAGAACCTTGACCGAACGTACCAAGCCAAAATACTAGGTATTATAGAACTTAAAAACGCAATATCAggaaaccttgaaaactgGCCAATTACGAAGGGCGCGCTACATATTGATCGCCACCAGTCATGTCTCGTCGATTCATTACCGCTTAGGAGCATCGAGGAAATGCTccaaagctcaaagaagcttgTCGCAGAGGTCACTGATCTATTGGCAATCAAAACCCGGGCCACACCATATACTGAAACAGCAGCGCCATCAAATCAAAGCTACACTCATCAGCCACAGCAACAGTTGATTCTTCCCTCTCCCGCTGAAATGCTGTCTTGTAGGCAGCTTGGCACCGATCACCATGCCTCAAGgaagttgagcttttccaaaCAGCCGTTGAAAGCTTCAGCAACGAGGGTCGGAGACAATAAAGTTTGGCACCAGTCACACATGCCACATTTTGACCAAGGCCTGAACTCAGAAAAAGGGGAGACGCATAGTAGCAAAGAACACAGTACTCATGACCAAAGACCGACTCAAACTGCGGTCCATCTAACTTCGAAAAGCCCCCAGAGACTGAGGgacaaagaacaacaagCCTTTAGGATAGAGAAGCCTGAGAGGCTCACAACGCAAATCTTCGCCCTGACAAAGCCCTCCTTTGACATCCCTCTGGAGAGCTGCATGCCGAGAGATTTGCCCGAAACGATGGAATGCGTTCactgctcaagaaaagacACGCCTGAATGGCGCCGAGGCCCTTATGGTAATCGAACCGTATGCAACGCATGCGGACTATTTTATGGAAAGCTCGTCAGAAGGTTTGGGGCCCACAGAGCCAATATAATGATGCACTATCGTAGACGCACCGCTCCTGAAGACAGGAGAGTGCCAAACGCATTTTTCGTTCCAGAgtcattcttgaaagaattgcATCAGGATGTCACGTTCGAAGAAGTCCCTGTTAGGACTAGCCTCCTATCACATTAA
- the PSO2 gene encoding DNA cross-link repair protein PSO2 (similar to uniprot|P30620 Saccharomyces cerevisiae YMR137C PSO2 Required for a post-incision step in the repair of DNA single and double-strand breaks that result from interstrand crosslinks produced by a variety of mono-and bi-functional psoralen derivatives induced by UV-irradiation): MQSNKRQRTLVDFDIPKTDSLVPRHVKKRQKSPIFIDLETESYHEHILEENIAVKDEQQAVRNNLFVADEDQEDNSEAVEVISDVTKPSPKAQDLRLALSGNQNDAKPKPVRKQKNSFTESLTTVGQKLVSVTEVGEEQQVLCPVCGIVLTKLEIHEREAHCDHCIEKDAAPSKIRTGRRIPRLPEVKKVRFKNHVINVDGFNFQSDPSIHQYFLSHFHADHYMGVKKSWDQGTIYCSKVTADLLIYKFKVPQDRIIALPAEVTIQISSNVSVICFDANHCPGAFVFLFREFGGDNETVQWVLHTGDFRSNNDLITKIIEHTSGKPIDKVYLDTTYMYPSYHFPLQKSVLDVTGEFAFKLRDVGLKKLFGDRQSSIMSFVSNSLRPRHLYKYVFVIGTYTIGKEKLAIAIAERLQTKIFVARDTARHCIIQTYKDKFPEGMITHDITKACVHLVSLRTLSSKETLQYYFKPISHIYEDMVAFAPTGWSFKNGGRFIKLHETLEQKIEHTVNLLKDSTVDNLDPSSIHKQYKRDVRFQVFQVPYSEHSSFKDLANFCVRLPWVKIIPTVNTHDDYMVSQMREWFKAWKNVHGQRTA; this comes from the coding sequence ATGCAAAGCAACAAGCGCCAGCGAACCCTTGTAGATTTTGACATCCCAAAAACCGATAGCCTGGTTCCCCGTCACGTTAAGAAGCGTCAAAAATCTCCCATATTCATAGACTTGGAGACCGAGAGCTATCATGAGCACATCCTAGAAGAGAACATTGCTGTCAAAGACGAGCAGCAAGCTGTCCGGAATAACTTATTTGTGGCAGATGAGGACCAAGAAGACAATTCTGAAGCTGTTGAGGTTATAAGCGATGTTACCAAGCCATCTCCAAAAGCACAAGATCTCCGATTAGCTCTCTCCGGCAACCAAAACGACGCCAAACCAAAGCCTGTCCGaaagcaaaaaaattcCTTCACCGAAAGTCTCACTACTGTTGGACAAAAGCTAGTGTCCGTAACCGAAGTTGGcgaagagcagcaagtGCTTTGCCCAGTTTGTGGGATAGTATTGACAAAGTTGGAGATACATGAGCGAGAGGCTCATTGTGATCATTGCATTGAGAAGGACGCTGCACCTTCGAAAATACGTACGGGTAGGCGCATTCCAAGACTTCCTGAGGTTAAAAAGGTGCgtttcaaaaaccatgTTATCAATGTCGATGGTTTCAACTTCCAAAGCGACCCCTCTATTCACCAATACTTTCTGTCTCATTTTCATGCTGACCATTACATGGGAGTAAAAAAGTCCTGGGATCAGGGCACGATCTACTGTTCCAAGGTCACAGCGGACCTGCTAATCTACAAATTCAAAGTGCCGCAAGATAGGATAATTGCTTTGCCAGCCGAAGTTACCATCCAAATTTCGAGTAATGTCTCAGTGATTTGTTTCGACGCTAACCACTGCCCTGGAGCAttcgtctttttgtttcgcGAGTTTGGTGGCGACAACGAAACAGTTCAGTGGGTGCTTCACACGGGAGATTTCCGGAGTAATAACGATCTGATTACCAAGATAATAGAACACACAAGCGGGAAGCCTATTGACAAAGTTTATCTGGACACAACTTACATGTACCCGTCCTATCACTTTCCACTTCAGAAATCAGTGCTTGACGTTACAGGAGAGTTTGCCTTTAAGCTCAGAGATGTGgggttgaagaaattgttcGGTGATCGGCAAAGCTCAATAATGAGTTTTGTTTCAAATTCTCTGCGACCTCGGCATCTATATAAGTACGTCTTTGTGATTGGCACATACACCATaggaaaagagaagttAGCCATTGCAATTGCAGAAAGGCTGCAAACCAAGATCTTTGTTGCCAGAGACACGGCTCGACACTGCATCATTCAAACATATAAAGACAAGTTTCCAGAGGGCATGATCACCCACGACATAACTAAAGCCTGCGTACATCTCGTTTCATTAAGAACACTGTCTTCTAAAGAAACCCTACAATACTATTTTAAGCCAATATCTCATATCTATGAAGATATGGTTGCATTCGCTCCAACCGGCtggtctttcaagaacggAGGAAGGTTTATAAAGCTTCATGAGACACTTGAGCAAAAAATCGAGCACACAGTTAATTTACTAAAAGACAGCACAGTAGATAATCTCGACCCCTCTTCGATACACAAGCAATACAAACGAGACGTCAGGtttcaggtttttcagGTCCCCTATTCTGAGCATAGCAGTTTCAAAGACTTAGCAAACTTTTGCGTTAGACTGCCTTGGGTCAAGATTATTCCAACTGTGAATACGCATGACGACTACATGGTGTCTCAAATGAGAGAATGGTTCAAAGCATGGAAAAATGTCCACGGACAACGAACGGCATAA
- the CIN4 gene encoding Arf family GTPase CIN4 (similar to uniprot|P39110 Saccharomyces cerevisiae YMR138W CIN4 GTP-binding protein involved in beta-tubulin (Tub2p) folding isolated as mutant with increased chromosome loss and sensitivity to benomyl) yields MGLLTIIKKQKLKDREVRCLVLGLDNSGKSTVVDWALSTHKNKPRQPVTPTVGFQIHTLPYQGHNIQIWDIGGQSTLRPYWDNYFDKTDVLLWIIDIAAAARVGESVSELEVILQNRDRLGYSCRIIVLLNKKDLVNKPTEAIDAMKRRLDEILKLENIPIEIKATDALSGDGLEELLPSIIGHNKSFGGVVGAPAPLS; encoded by the coding sequence ATGGGGCTGTTGACAATTAtaaagaagcagaagctgaaagataGGGAGGTACGCTGCCTGGTACTAGGACTTGACAATTCTGGAAAGAGCACCGTTGTTGACTGGGCGCTCTCTACacacaaaaacaaaccGCGGCAACCAGTGACGCCCACAGTTGGCTTCCAAATTCACACGCTGCCGTATCAGGGGCACAACATCCAGATATGGGACATTGGTGGGCAATCAACGTTGCGCCCCTACTGGGACAACTATTTCGACAAGActgatgttcttctctgGATCATCGACATCGCTGCAGCGGCCAGAGTGGGCGAGTCCGTAAGTGAACTGGAAGTCATTCTGCAAAACAGAGATAGGCTAGGCTATAGCTGCCGTATCATTGTATTGCTGAATAAGAAAGACCTTGTCAACAAACCAACTGAGGCCATAGACGCGATGAAGCGTCGTTTGGATGAAATACTCAAGCTCGAAAATATTCCCATTGAAATCAAGGCTACTGATGCCCTTAGCGGAGATGGACTTGAGGAGCTGCTGCCATCAATCATCGGCCACAACAAGAGTTTTGGTGGTGTCGTAGGCGCTCCTGCTCCTCTGTCTTGA
- the MDH3 gene encoding malate dehydrogenase MDH3 (similar to uniprot|P32419 Saccharomyces cerevisiae YDL078C MDH3 Cytoplasmic malate dehydrogenase catalyzes interconversion of malate and oxaloacetate involved in the glyoxylate cycle) produces the protein MTKVTVLGAAGGIGQPLSLLLKMSPYVSTLALYDLRLAPGVARDLSHINTNSKCRGYGKDELADALKGANVVVIPAGVPRKPGMTRDDLFKINAGIVANLVSATAKYAPSARILVISNPVNSTVPVACETLKNLGQFKPGKVMGVTTLDVVRAHTFLSDALGADHYGREAMKSHVTVIGGHSGTTIVPIVTNAKVRSKLVNKRQYDAYIHRVQFGGDEVVEAKQGAGSATLSMALAGFQFTNEVLRSIHLEKRAEPGPLPAFIYLPGVEGGKELQSKLGTNIEYFAAPVQMLRGDVVRVDVDWVDGLSDEEKKAIKICLEELDKNVQKGKRFVQSKL, from the coding sequence ATGACTAAGGTTACAGTTTTAGGAGCCGCTGGTGGTATAGGACAGCCTCTATCACTGCTACTGAAGATGTCCCCCTACGTTTCAACGTTGGCGCTGTACGATCTGCGGCTGGCGCCGGGTGTTGCACGTGATCTCTCACACATCAACACCAACTCCAAGTGTCGCGGCTACGGCAAGGACGAATTAGCAGACGCGCTGAAGGGTGCAAATGTGGTGGTGATCCCTGCGGGAGTACCCCGCAAACCGGGCATGACGCGTGACGACCTGTTCAAGATTAACGCCGGAATTGTGGCGAACCTGGTGAGCGCGACTGCCAAGTACGCGCCTTCAGCGCGGATACTGGTCATCTCAAACCCGGTGAACTCGACTGTACCTGTGGCATGCGAGACACTAAAGAACCTGGGTCAATTCAAGCCTGGCAAGGTCATGGGTGTCACTACTCTGGACGTTGTCAGAGCCCACACCTTCCTCAGCGACGCGCTGGGCGCTGATCACTACGGGCGCGAGGCGATGAAGAGCCACGTGACGGTGATTGGCGGACACTCCGGAACAACCATTGTGCCCATCGTGACCAACGCGAAGGTGCGTTCTAAGCTTGTGAACAAGCGTCAGTACGATGCCTACATACATCGCGTCCAGTTTGGCGGTGACGAGGTGGTGGAGGCCAAGCAGGGTGCGGGTTCTGCAACCCTGTCCATGGCGCTTGCGGGCTTCCAATTTACGAATGAGGTCCTGCGCAGCATCCACCTTGAGAAACGTGCAGAGCCGGGCCCTCTTCCCGCATTCATCTACCTTCCAGGCGTTGAGGGTGGCAAAGAGCTGCAATCCAAACTTGGCACCAACATTGAGTACTTTGCTGCTCCTGTGCAAATGCTCAGAGGCGACGTTGTGCGGGTTGACGTCGACTGGGTAGATGGCTTGAGCGATgaggagaagaaggctATCAAGATCTGTCTCGAAGAATTGGACAAGAACGTTCAAAAGGGCAAGCGTTTCGTACAGAGCAAACTGTGA